In a genomic window of Nodosilinea sp. E11:
- a CDS encoding metallophosphoesterase family protein yields MASILDPPILTKVAKMKERVCWQHPVFMERRIDQTRLILEDGHSDDAAFSFLVIGDSGSGPHPDHHPQRRIAEQMVPHLQDCRFLLHTGDVVYQVGSSEQYPENFIHPYQEWLVGGDRPDQVAFDEMLFRFPFLAVPGNHDYYNLPRLYSLLVQVSRPVRQLLRLTLNPNVGWRGSGVGDAYARAFLDYLKGMPADRLADHLDRHYGPWNEKSLGLRYQPGQFTRLPNRYYTFRYGGIDFFALDSSTFNDPVLSPQQAMNPTHRQRLAAQRAAIQQQQQQVREEALHLQSTDPHAQERLDDLQAKREQLEEMLLDIEKQIHPGPTALVDTEQLLWLRDALIASWQDSSVRGRILFFHHPPYVTEATKWDQGQTMAIRQNLRWVLDQVAAAVPEIGTHRPPVNLVLNGHAHCFEYIKTEATGYADSHMNCVVCGGSGLSLRRQRPEGTMLYEPLGANADGKMEFKLVAKSQLYIGLTGHKAKRRRPYSFVRIDVTPDPVPQFVLTPYISERSHQDWEDYALDPLVLS; encoded by the coding sequence ATGGCTTCCATTCTTGACCCGCCCATTTTGACCAAAGTTGCCAAGATGAAGGAGCGTGTCTGTTGGCAGCATCCAGTTTTCATGGAGCGTCGCATTGACCAGACCCGCCTGATTCTCGAAGACGGTCACAGCGATGATGCGGCGTTTTCGTTTTTGGTGATTGGCGACAGTGGCTCTGGGCCGCACCCCGACCATCATCCCCAGCGGCGCATTGCCGAGCAAATGGTGCCCCATCTGCAAGACTGCCGATTTTTGCTACATACCGGCGATGTGGTGTATCAGGTAGGCTCTAGCGAGCAGTACCCCGAGAACTTTATTCACCCCTATCAAGAATGGCTCGTGGGGGGCGATCGCCCCGATCAAGTCGCCTTTGATGAGATGCTGTTTCGGTTTCCGTTTTTGGCGGTGCCAGGCAACCACGACTACTACAACCTACCTAGGCTATATAGCCTCTTGGTGCAGGTGAGCCGACCCGTGCGCCAACTGCTAAGGCTCACCCTCAACCCCAACGTAGGCTGGCGCGGCTCTGGGGTGGGCGATGCCTATGCGCGGGCTTTCTTAGACTATTTGAAAGGCATGCCCGCCGACCGGCTGGCCGATCACCTCGATCGCCACTACGGCCCCTGGAATGAAAAAAGCCTGGGGTTGCGCTACCAGCCGGGGCAGTTTACCCGCTTGCCCAACCGGTACTACACCTTCCGCTATGGCGGCATTGATTTTTTTGCCCTCGACTCCAGTACCTTTAACGACCCGGTTCTGTCGCCCCAACAGGCGATGAATCCGACCCATCGGCAGCGGCTGGCCGCTCAGCGGGCCGCTATTCAACAGCAGCAGCAGCAGGTGAGGGAAGAAGCCTTGCATCTGCAAAGCACCGACCCCCACGCCCAAGAGCGCTTAGACGACCTCCAGGCCAAGCGTGAGCAACTGGAGGAAATGCTGCTCGATATTGAAAAGCAGATTCACCCCGGCCCCACCGCCCTGGTCGATACAGAGCAACTGCTGTGGCTGCGGGATGCCCTAATTGCCTCTTGGCAAGACTCCTCGGTGCGGGGGCGCATACTCTTTTTCCACCATCCCCCCTACGTGACGGAAGCCACCAAGTGGGACCAGGGCCAGACTATGGCGATTCGCCAGAACCTGCGCTGGGTGCTCGACCAGGTGGCTGCTGCCGTACCCGAAATTGGTACCCACCGCCCGCCCGTTAACCTGGTGCTCAACGGCCATGCCCACTGTTTTGAATACATCAAGACCGAGGCGACGGGTTACGCCGATAGCCACATGAACTGCGTAGTCTGCGGCGGCAGCGGGCTGAGTCTGCGGCGGCAGCGCCCCGAAGGCACCATGCTCTATGAACCCCTAGGGGCCAATGCCGATGGCAAAATGGAGTTTAAGCTAGTAGCCAAATCGCAGCTGTATATTGGCTTGACGGGGCACAAAGCCAAGCGGCGGCGACCCTACTCGTTTGTGCGCATTGATGTCACCCCCGATCCGGTGCCTCAGTTTGTGTTGACGCCCTATATTTCGGAGCGATCGCACCAAGATTGGGAGGATTATGCCTTGGATCCGTTGGTGTTGAGTTAG
- a CDS encoding DUF924 family protein: MATEHISPQAEAILRFWFGDPADASGEYGQQRSVWFKKDPAFDATMRQLFLPEYEQAAAGALNDWRNQPRACLALVLLLDQWPRNLFRGDRRSFASDGAALKTAYFALAQGYDQQVLPVERIFFYLPLEHSEALADQERSVALARSLHSAHPEFASILDYALRHQQVIQRFGRFPHRNEILGRATTAAEAEFLRQPGSRF, translated from the coding sequence ATGGCAACGGAACACATTTCACCACAGGCCGAGGCAATTTTACGTTTTTGGTTTGGCGACCCAGCCGATGCCTCTGGAGAGTACGGCCAGCAGCGATCGGTGTGGTTTAAGAAAGACCCGGCCTTTGATGCCACCATGCGGCAGCTGTTTTTGCCAGAGTATGAGCAGGCGGCGGCAGGCGCACTGAACGACTGGCGCAACCAACCCCGCGCCTGTCTGGCCCTGGTGCTGTTGCTCGATCAATGGCCCCGCAATTTATTTCGCGGGGACAGGCGGAGCTTTGCCAGCGATGGCGCAGCTCTAAAAACAGCCTATTTTGCCCTGGCCCAAGGCTACGATCAGCAGGTTTTACCGGTGGAGCGCATATTCTTTTACCTGCCTCTAGAGCACAGCGAAGCGCTGGCGGATCAGGAACGCAGTGTAGCGCTGGCGCGATCGCTACACAGTGCCCACCCCGAATTTGCTTCCATCCTCGACTATGCTCTGCGGCACCAGCAAGTAATTCAGCGGTTCGGGCGATTTCCCCACCGCAACGAGATCTTAGGCCGCGCAACCACGGCAGCAGAGGCAGAGTTTTTGCGGCAGCCGGGGTCGAGGTTTTGA
- the rppA gene encoding two-component system response regulator RppA, with translation MKILLVDDEVELADPLSRLLSREGYEVDVSTDGESGCKLASQGGYDLLILDWMLPGLSGLEICRQVRSRQDTTPVLFLTAKDTLNDRVDGLDAGADDYLVKPFELRELLARVRALLRRSPNLDSPPPARFTYADLTLDEANQLAHRQGQPAELSEKETRLLAYLLRHANQVLTHEQIYQGVWDDQDAPSSNVVAAQIRLLRRKIEPKGTPPIIHTVYGKGYRLGG, from the coding sequence ATGAAGATTCTGCTCGTTGATGATGAAGTAGAACTGGCCGACCCGCTCAGTCGCCTGCTCAGCCGTGAGGGCTACGAGGTGGATGTGTCTACTGATGGGGAGTCGGGCTGCAAGCTAGCCAGCCAGGGCGGCTACGATCTGCTGATTCTCGACTGGATGCTGCCGGGGCTGAGCGGGCTAGAGATTTGTCGCCAGGTGCGATCGCGCCAAGACACCACCCCCGTGCTGTTTCTCACCGCCAAAGACACCCTCAACGATCGCGTCGATGGTCTCGATGCCGGAGCCGACGATTACTTAGTCAAACCCTTCGAGCTGCGCGAACTGCTGGCGCGGGTGCGGGCGCTGCTGCGGCGATCGCCCAACCTAGATTCTCCTCCTCCAGCCCGGTTCACCTACGCAGACCTCACCCTCGACGAAGCTAACCAGCTTGCCCATCGCCAGGGGCAACCCGCCGAACTCTCCGAAAAAGAAACCCGTCTGCTGGCCTACCTGCTGCGCCACGCCAACCAAGTGCTCACCCACGAGCAGATCTACCAAGGCGTCTGGGATGACCAAGACGCCCCCAGCAGCAACGTCGTCGCGGCCCAAATACGCCTGCTGCGCCGCAAGATCGAACCCAAGGGCACTCCGCCGATCATCCACACGGTCTACGGCAAAGGCTATCGGCTGGGGGGATAG
- the glpK gene encoding glycerol kinase GlpK produces MTANYIMALDLGTTGNRAIVFDRKGDIAGQAYRELTQYYPQPGWVEHNAREIWEEIEWAMGAAIAKAGLKPTDIAALGLTVQRETCLLWDSSTGRPLSNAIVWQDRRTAPLCNQLREAGKAGEIYNRTGLVLDAYFSATKLAWLLEQAKKEADPPVDFDQVLAGTVDSWVLWNLTGRQVHATDHSSASRTMLLNISSGQWDDTLLDLFGIPPHIMPTIKPSIGIFGHTDKSILGTEIPIAAIFGDQQAALYGHGCDRPGLLKCTYGTGAFLVSHTGDDVVRSQNHLLSTVAWSKATDNAKRPHIGYAIEGSMFTAGACIQWLRDGLQVISSAAETEILAQKAVDNNGVYFVPALSGLGAPHWDMSARGAFFGLTGGAQREHLVRAVLEAIAYEVKEVVDAVNQDAGTPIRQLKVDGGACNNDFLMQFQADVLGIPVERPQVLDVTAQGAAFAAGLAVGFWHDYRTLVESRPIDRVFEPGIGQAEAQDNFAMWTKAVDRAKNWVE; encoded by the coding sequence ATGACTGCTAACTACATCATGGCCCTGGACCTGGGCACCACCGGCAACCGGGCGATTGTGTTTGATCGGAAGGGTGACATCGCTGGCCAAGCCTACCGGGAGCTAACTCAGTACTATCCACAGCCGGGCTGGGTTGAGCATAACGCCCGTGAAATTTGGGAAGAAATCGAGTGGGCCATGGGCGCAGCGATTGCTAAGGCTGGTCTGAAGCCGACGGATATTGCGGCTCTAGGTCTCACGGTGCAGCGTGAAACTTGCCTGCTGTGGGACAGCAGCACCGGGCGGCCCCTTTCTAACGCCATTGTCTGGCAAGATCGTCGCACTGCGCCTCTGTGCAATCAGCTGCGCGAAGCGGGTAAAGCGGGCGAAATTTACAATCGCACCGGCCTGGTGCTCGACGCCTATTTTTCGGCGACCAAGCTGGCCTGGCTGCTAGAGCAGGCCAAAAAAGAAGCCGATCCCCCGGTAGACTTTGACCAAGTGCTGGCGGGCACCGTTGATAGCTGGGTACTGTGGAATCTGACTGGGCGGCAGGTGCATGCCACCGATCACAGCAGTGCCAGTCGTACCATGCTGCTAAATATTTCCAGCGGTCAGTGGGATGACACACTGCTAGATCTGTTCGGCATTCCGCCCCACATCATGCCGACGATCAAGCCCAGTATTGGGATTTTTGGCCACACCGACAAGTCTATTTTGGGTACTGAAATTCCGATCGCGGCGATTTTTGGCGACCAGCAGGCAGCCCTCTACGGCCACGGCTGCGATCGCCCTGGCCTGCTCAAATGCACCTACGGCACGGGCGCATTTTTGGTGTCTCACACTGGCGATGACGTAGTGCGATCGCAGAACCACCTGCTCTCCACCGTGGCCTGGTCGAAGGCTACAGACAATGCTAAACGGCCTCACATTGGCTATGCGATCGAAGGCAGTATGTTTACCGCCGGAGCCTGCATTCAGTGGCTGCGCGACGGGTTGCAAGTGATCTCTAGCGCTGCCGAAACCGAGATTTTGGCCCAAAAGGCCGTCGACAACAACGGCGTCTACTTTGTGCCCGCCCTCAGCGGTCTCGGTGCCCCCCACTGGGATATGAGCGCTCGGGGCGCGTTTTTTGGGCTGACTGGCGGGGCCCAACGCGAACACCTGGTGCGGGCGGTTTTAGAGGCGATCGCCTATGAAGTCAAAGAAGTGGTCGATGCCGTCAACCAAGACGCCGGTACCCCCATCCGCCAGCTCAAGGTTGATGGCGGCGCTTGTAACAATGACTTCCTCATGCAGTTTCAGGCCGATGTGCTGGGCATTCCGGTCGAGCGGCCCCAGGTGCTCGATGTCACCGCCCAGGGAGCTGCCTTTGCCGCCGGGCTGGCGGTGGGCTTCTGGCATGACTACCGCACCCTGGTAGAAAGCCGCCCGATCGATCGCGTGTTTGAACCCGGTATTGGTCAAGCCGAAGCCCAGGACAACTTTGCCATGTGGACGAAAGCTGTGGATCGAGCTAAAAACTGGGTCGAGTAG
- a CDS encoding HhoA/HhoB/HtrA family serine endopeptidase: protein MMLVGAIAPPAYAQTPATAAIGSESFVAAAVREVGPAVVRIDTEKTITRQTRDPFYEDPFLRDFFGGMPRQPQEELLRGQGSGFIIDNTGNILTNAHVINGADRVVVTLKDGRSFDAIVEGVDEVTDLAVVKIDDGEDDLLPVATLGDSDQVVVGDWAIAVGNPLGLDNTVTLGIVSTLKRTSSSVGIPGKRLEFIQTDAAINPGNSGGPLVNQRGEVIGINTAIRADAMGIGFAIPINKAKEIKDTLARGETVAHPYIGVQIANLTPEQARRNNADINSGLVLPEVDGVLVIRVLEGTPAADAGLRRGDVILQVNGTSIRSADNLQVKVENTKIGDAIELKIQRGDRPLTLQVKTAELREQAD from the coding sequence ATGATGCTGGTTGGGGCGATCGCACCCCCCGCCTATGCCCAAACTCCGGCCACAGCAGCCATTGGCAGCGAAAGCTTCGTCGCGGCAGCGGTGCGAGAAGTTGGCCCAGCGGTGGTGCGTATCGACACCGAGAAAACCATTACTCGCCAGACTCGCGATCCCTTCTACGAGGATCCCTTCTTGCGCGATTTCTTTGGCGGCATGCCTCGCCAACCCCAGGAAGAACTGCTGCGGGGTCAGGGGTCAGGGTTCATCATTGACAACACCGGCAACATTCTCACCAACGCCCACGTAATCAACGGAGCCGATCGGGTGGTAGTCACTCTCAAAGATGGCCGCAGCTTTGATGCGATCGTCGAAGGGGTAGACGAAGTCACCGATCTGGCCGTGGTCAAAATCGACGACGGTGAGGACGATTTGCTGCCGGTGGCGACCCTAGGTGACTCAGACCAGGTCGTCGTAGGCGATTGGGCGATCGCCGTGGGCAACCCCTTGGGCCTCGACAACACCGTCACCCTGGGCATTGTCAGCACCCTCAAGCGCACCAGCAGTTCCGTGGGCATTCCCGGCAAGCGCCTAGAGTTCATCCAGACCGATGCTGCCATTAACCCCGGTAATTCTGGCGGGCCACTGGTGAACCAGCGGGGCGAAGTGATCGGCATCAACACCGCCATTCGCGCTGACGCCATGGGCATTGGCTTTGCCATTCCAATCAATAAGGCGAAGGAAATTAAAGACACGCTGGCGCGGGGCGAAACGGTAGCTCACCCCTACATTGGTGTGCAGATTGCCAACCTCACCCCCGAGCAAGCCAGGCGCAACAATGCCGATATCAACTCTGGGCTGGTCCTGCCGGAGGTCGATGGTGTGTTGGTCATCCGCGTGCTGGAGGGTACCCCCGCTGCCGACGCCGGTCTGCGCCGGGGCGACGTGATTTTGCAGGTCAATGGCACTTCAATTCGCAGTGCCGACAATCTCCAGGTCAAGGTTGAAAACACTAAAATCGGCGACGCCATTGAGCTAAAAATTCAGCGGGGCGATCGCCCCCTCACCCTGCAAGTCAAAACCGCCGAACTCCGGGAGCAAGCTGACTAG
- a CDS encoding DUF4870 domain-containing protein, protein MQSTEDTGTRKLLSAVSHASIFLNALVLSIGVPIAILLISEDTVIKDSAKEAINFHLNMWFWWTAAGILVWLLVGIPLLFVLGIVNFIMPIFGIIHSLTKPNTVFRYPLILRLF, encoded by the coding sequence ATGCAATCGACTGAAGACACCGGTACCCGTAAACTTCTCTCCGCTGTTAGCCACGCCTCAATTTTTCTCAATGCTTTGGTGCTGTCCATCGGCGTGCCGATCGCCATTCTGCTGATCTCTGAAGATACCGTGATCAAAGACAGTGCCAAAGAGGCGATCAACTTTCACTTAAACATGTGGTTCTGGTGGACCGCCGCTGGCATCTTGGTCTGGCTGCTGGTGGGTATTCCCCTGCTGTTTGTGTTGGGCATTGTCAACTTCATCATGCCGATCTTTGGCATCATTCACAGCCTCACGAAGCCCAACACCGTCTTTCGCTATCCCCTGATCCTGCGTCTGTTCTAG
- a CDS encoding YheT family hydrolase has product MPAFLHPFAAPFVPPWFLQNGLAMTLYTSLVANRSWQRGFTLGPITYQDHIFKGYGEVPIFGRWAVPDRAKGTIIATYGITGSLDDQWQLEILSRKAYHRGYGIVVFDWRAHGKTGELSPTLTSDGIYEGHDYVALAAQAKALGCAPPFWFMGYSLSGQLALWGAKAAMQRSPEIGLEPGEVGGVAVVCPSLDSNRSLKYLTQGPLRSQLEKAISRELKRLAQRLYQAHPAHFDLAAIDRANNIWGFDHELVIARLGFASVEDYYAASSPLPFMADLTIPTLILYAADDPMFSPEIIPDLQNIDAANPTLDLVLTNHGGHVGYYSSSAGQRQAGDSDPWWAWNRALDWVERVGGSTQTKT; this is encoded by the coding sequence ATGCCTGCTTTTCTGCACCCCTTTGCAGCCCCCTTTGTACCCCCCTGGTTTTTGCAGAACGGTCTAGCCATGACCCTTTACACCTCCCTGGTGGCTAACCGGTCTTGGCAGCGGGGCTTTACCCTAGGGCCGATCACCTACCAAGACCATATTTTCAAAGGGTATGGGGAGGTGCCGATCTTTGGCCGCTGGGCAGTCCCTGACCGAGCTAAAGGCACCATCATCGCCACCTACGGCATTACTGGCAGCCTCGACGACCAATGGCAGCTAGAAATTCTCAGCCGCAAGGCCTATCACCGAGGCTACGGCATTGTGGTGTTTGACTGGCGCGCCCATGGCAAAACGGGTGAGCTGTCGCCCACCCTCACCTCGGACGGCATCTACGAAGGACACGATTACGTGGCCCTGGCCGCCCAGGCTAAAGCGCTGGGCTGTGCGCCGCCCTTTTGGTTCATGGGGTATTCCCTCAGTGGGCAGCTAGCGCTGTGGGGGGCCAAGGCCGCTATGCAGCGATCGCCAGAAATCGGTCTCGAGCCGGGAGAGGTGGGCGGGGTAGCGGTGGTGTGCCCCAGCCTTGACTCCAACCGATCGCTGAAGTATCTAACCCAGGGGCCGTTGAGAAGCCAGCTTGAAAAGGCGATCTCACGAGAACTCAAGCGCCTCGCCCAGCGGTTATACCAGGCCCACCCCGCTCACTTTGACCTAGCTGCCATCGATCGCGCCAATAACATTTGGGGCTTTGACCACGAATTGGTGATCGCTCGCTTAGGGTTTGCCTCAGTCGAAGACTACTACGCCGCCAGCAGTCCCCTGCCATTCATGGCCGACTTGACCATTCCTACCCTGATTCTCTACGCCGCCGATGACCCCATGTTTAGCCCAGAGATCATCCCCGACCTCCAAAACATTGACGCGGCCAATCCAACCCTCGATCTAGTGTTGACCAACCACGGTGGCCACGTGGGCTACTACAGCAGCAGCGCTGGTCAACGCCAAGCCGGAGACAGTGATCCGTGGTGGGCGTGGAACCGAGCGCTGGACTGGGTGGAGAGGGTAGGTGGGTCAACGCAAACGAAGACGTAG
- a CDS encoding Gfo/Idh/MocA family oxidoreductase — protein sequence MAEGRIAGEQVRVGIVGTGFVARLRAEALQTITGARLVAVAGHSAADTEVFAQQYGAVALKTWQDLVDYHDLDLVMVCHINRDHDTVAAAALHCDRHVVVEYPLALSSEAAQPLLSLAETKQRLLHIEHIELLGGTHRALKTHLQAVGQPYYARYCTLAPNRPAPPKWTYCPDLFGFPLVGALSRLHRLIDCFGPVARVYCQNHYAGFYTGPDAIPYYTTCLCTAQLTFATGLIAEVVYGKGADVWATSRRLEVTGNQGHLCFEGDQGTLSDADGTHPIEVGSRRGLFATDTAQVIDHLLTGQALYCHPAASLYTLQVATAAQRSAATGRVVEVA from the coding sequence ATGGCTGAGGGCAGGATAGCGGGTGAGCAGGTGCGAGTAGGCATCGTGGGCACTGGGTTTGTGGCTCGCCTGCGGGCCGAAGCACTACAGACTATAACCGGAGCGCGCTTGGTCGCCGTTGCCGGGCATAGCGCCGCCGACACCGAGGTCTTTGCCCAGCAGTATGGGGCTGTGGCCCTCAAAACTTGGCAAGACCTGGTCGACTACCACGATCTCGATCTCGTCATGGTTTGCCACATCAACCGCGACCACGACACTGTAGCGGCGGCGGCCCTCCACTGCGATCGCCACGTCGTGGTCGAGTATCCCCTGGCCCTGAGTAGCGAGGCGGCCCAGCCCCTGCTGTCCCTGGCTGAGACCAAGCAACGGCTGCTCCATATCGAGCACATTGAGTTGCTGGGCGGCACCCACCGCGCCCTCAAGACCCATCTACAAGCCGTGGGGCAACCCTACTACGCCCGCTACTGCACCTTGGCCCCCAATCGGCCTGCCCCCCCAAAGTGGACCTACTGCCCCGATCTATTTGGCTTTCCTCTGGTGGGGGCACTGTCGCGGCTACATCGGCTGATCGACTGCTTTGGCCCCGTGGCTCGGGTCTACTGCCAAAACCACTACGCAGGCTTTTATACCGGCCCAGACGCCATTCCCTACTACACCACCTGCCTGTGCACCGCTCAGCTCACCTTTGCCACCGGCCTGATCGCCGAGGTTGTCTACGGCAAGGGAGCCGATGTCTGGGCCACTAGCCGCCGCCTAGAGGTGACGGGCAACCAAGGCCATCTCTGCTTTGAGGGCGACCAGGGCACCCTCAGCGATGCTGACGGGACTCATCCCATTGAGGTAGGATCGCGCCGGGGCCTATTTGCCACCGATACTGCCCAGGTCATCGACCACTTACTCACCGGGCAAGCACTCTACTGCCATCCTGCCGCCAGCCTGTATACCTTGCAGGTGGCCACTGCCGCCCAGCGATCGGCAGCCACCGGGCGAGTGGTAGAGGTAGCCTAG
- a CDS encoding citrate synthase, producing MTVCEYRPGLEGVPATQSSISFVDGQAGILEYRGIPIEELAQRGTFLETAYLLIWGGLPSKPELEAFEYEIRYHRRLKYRIRDMMKCFPESGHPMDALQACAAALGLFYSRRALDNPVYIQQAVVRLLAKIPTMVAAFQLMRKGNDPVQPRDDLDYAANFLYMLNEREPDPLAARIFDICLTLHAEHTINASTFSAMVTASTLTDPYAVVASAVGTLAGPLHGGANEEVIEMLEQIGSVENVRPYVERCIAEKSKIMGFGHRVYKVKDPRATILQGLAEQLFEKFGQDEYYAIALEMEQVVSEKLGSRGIYPNVDFYSGLVYRKLGIPTDLFTPIFAIARVAGWLAHWKEQLGENRIFRPTQIYTGPRSQSYVDLSNRPQIWDKQGFSVSLPS from the coding sequence ATGACCGTATGTGAGTACAGACCTGGTTTAGAGGGTGTACCAGCCACCCAATCGAGCATTAGCTTTGTGGATGGCCAGGCTGGAATATTGGAGTATCGCGGTATTCCCATTGAGGAGCTGGCCCAGCGCGGTACCTTCTTAGAGACAGCCTATCTGCTGATTTGGGGCGGGCTACCTTCTAAACCCGAACTAGAGGCTTTTGAGTACGAAATTCGCTACCACCGTCGCCTCAAGTACCGCATCCGCGACATGATGAAGTGCTTTCCCGAAAGTGGCCATCCGATGGATGCTTTGCAAGCCTGTGCGGCTGCCCTGGGTTTGTTTTACTCGCGCCGGGCGTTAGACAATCCGGTCTACATTCAACAGGCGGTGGTGCGGCTACTGGCCAAAATTCCCACCATGGTGGCGGCGTTTCAGCTCATGCGTAAGGGCAACGACCCCGTGCAGCCCCGAGATGACCTCGACTACGCTGCCAACTTTCTCTACATGCTCAACGAGCGCGAGCCCGACCCGCTGGCGGCCCGTATTTTTGACATTTGCCTGACGCTGCACGCCGAGCACACCATCAACGCCTCGACCTTTTCGGCCATGGTGACGGCCTCGACCTTGACTGACCCCTATGCGGTGGTCGCCTCGGCGGTAGGCACCCTGGCGGGGCCACTGCACGGCGGGGCCAACGAAGAGGTGATCGAGATGCTGGAGCAGATTGGCTCAGTCGAGAATGTGCGCCCCTATGTGGAGCGCTGTATTGCCGAGAAGTCCAAGATTATGGGCTTTGGCCACCGGGTCTACAAGGTCAAAGACCCTCGCGCTACCATTTTGCAGGGGCTGGCGGAGCAGTTATTTGAAAAGTTTGGCCAGGACGAGTACTACGCGATCGCCCTAGAGATGGAGCAGGTGGTCTCTGAGAAGCTGGGATCTAGGGGCATTTACCCCAACGTTGACTTTTACTCGGGGCTGGTTTACCGAAAGCTGGGTATTCCCACCGATTTGTTTACGCCGATCTTTGCGATCGCCCGGGTGGCTGGCTGGCTAGCCCACTGGAAAGAGCAGCTAGGCGAAAACCGCATCTTCCGCCCTACCCAGATCTACACTGGTCCTCGTAGCCAGAGCTATGTAGACCTGTCTAACCGCCCCCAAATTTGGGACAAACAGGGTTTCTCTGTGTCTTTGCCTTCTTAG
- a CDS encoding L-lactate permease — protein MPLTLAFFVALLPLLTVFLLLVVARRPASQAMPGALVVTALAAGLAWRVPVNYIAASLVQGVAIAAEILFIVFGAILLLNVLQASGAIAVIRQSLLALSPDRRVQMIVIAWLFGSFIEGASGFGTPAVICVPLLVAVGFPAMAAVMAALIIQSTPSTFGAVGTPLVFGMEAGLGGATAVEAALSAQNLSLMEFIAQVGSRAALLHAAIGTFVPLLLVVIITRTFGEGQARAEGPRLWKFALVAGLAFTVPYALTAIFLGPEFPSMIGGLVGLAIVVTIIRQGWLQPEQPWQFPAEETWPETWSGTVMPSLTPPPAGMTVFKAWLPYVFLGVLLVLSRLTQLPLKGWLQGLRAAWTGMFGTTITVASTPLYLPATMFLLVVAITYVLHQMKPSDLGRAVGRSLPILQKTTLALGAAVLMARVFINSDVNSAGLPSMPLALAEGMSALAGGTWPLFAAVVGLVGAFVAGSVTVSNMMFSLFQFGVAENIGAPPSLILALQTVGASAGNVICVSNVVAAAATVGLLGREGLLVRQLLPVVIYYLGLAGLMGIVWATVGG, from the coding sequence ATGCCCCTGACTCTTGCGTTTTTCGTCGCTCTACTTCCGCTGCTAACGGTTTTTTTGCTGCTGGTGGTAGCTCGCCGCCCGGCCAGTCAAGCCATGCCAGGGGCGCTGGTGGTAACGGCACTGGCGGCAGGTCTGGCCTGGCGGGTGCCGGTGAACTATATCGCGGCGTCGCTGGTGCAGGGGGTGGCGATCGCGGCCGAAATTCTCTTCATTGTGTTTGGGGCAATTTTACTGCTCAACGTGCTGCAAGCCTCCGGGGCGATCGCGGTGATTCGTCAGAGTTTGCTGGCGCTGTCGCCCGATCGCCGGGTGCAGATGATCGTGATTGCCTGGCTGTTTGGCAGCTTTATCGAAGGGGCCTCGGGGTTTGGCACTCCGGCGGTGATCTGTGTGCCGCTGCTGGTAGCGGTGGGGTTCCCGGCGATGGCGGCGGTGATGGCCGCGCTGATTATTCAGAGTACCCCCTCGACCTTTGGAGCAGTGGGCACCCCCCTAGTGTTTGGCATGGAGGCGGGGCTGGGCGGGGCCACAGCGGTAGAGGCCGCCCTATCGGCCCAAAACCTAAGCCTGATGGAGTTTATTGCCCAGGTGGGTAGCCGGGCTGCGCTGCTCCATGCGGCGATCGGCACCTTTGTGCCGCTGCTGCTGGTGGTGATCATTACCCGCACTTTTGGTGAGGGCCAGGCCAGGGCTGAGGGTCCACGCCTGTGGAAGTTTGCCCTGGTGGCAGGATTGGCCTTTACGGTACCCTACGCCTTGACGGCCATCTTTTTAGGCCCAGAGTTCCCCTCGATGATCGGTGGGCTGGTGGGGCTGGCCATTGTCGTCACGATCATTCGCCAAGGCTGGCTGCAACCTGAGCAGCCATGGCAGTTCCCGGCTGAAGAGACTTGGCCCGAGACGTGGTCAGGAACCGTGATGCCATCGCTCACTCCGCCACCAGCGGGAATGACGGTGTTCAAAGCCTGGCTGCCCTACGTCTTCCTCGGGGTGCTGCTGGTGCTGTCACGCCTGACGCAGCTGCCGCTCAAGGGCTGGCTTCAGGGCCTACGGGCGGCGTGGACTGGCATGTTTGGCACCACCATCACGGTGGCCTCGACGCCGCTCTACCTCCCCGCCACCATGTTTTTGCTCGTGGTGGCCATCACCTACGTTCTGCACCAGATGAAACCCAGTGATCTGGGCCGGGCCGTGGGGCGATCGCTGCCGATTCTGCAAAAAACCACGCTTGCCCTGGGGGCAGCGGTGCTGATGGCGCGGGTCTTTATTAACTCCGACGTCAACAGTGCTGGTCTGCCCAGCATGCCCTTGGCCCTAGCCGAAGGCATGTCGGCCCTAGCTGGGGGCACCTGGCCGCTGTTTGCCGCTGTGGTGGGCTTGGTAGGGGCTTTTGTGGCGGGCAGCGTCACCGTCAGCAACATGATGTTCTCGCTATTTCAGTTTGGGGTCGCCGAGAATATTGGCGCGCCGCCGTCGCTAATTTTGGCCTTGCAAACCGTGGGGGCCTCAGCGGGCAACGTGATTTGCGTCTCTAATGTGGTGGCAGCAGCGGCCACGGTGGGATTGCTGGGGCGCGAGGGGCTGCTAGTGCGCCAGCTCTTGCCGGTGGTGATCTATTACCTAGGCCTAGCGGGACTCATGGGCATCGTCTGGGCCACAGTTGGGGGATGA